The following are encoded together in the Variovorax sp. PBS-H4 genome:
- the ispC gene encoding 1-deoxy-D-xylulose-5-phosphate reductoisomerase produces MTGVKRQRITVLGSTGSVGVSTLDVIARHPERFEVFALSASTKVDEILAQCHRFTPRFAVMASAPHARLLADKLRHSGLRTEVLQGAGAIESIASHEDCDAVMAAIVGAAGLGPCLAAARAGKRLLLANKEALVVGGELFMRTVREGGATLLPIDSEHSAIFQSLPEDPTTWPRRIDKIILTASGGPFRTRSPETLAAVTPEQACAHPNWVMGRKISVDSATMMNKALEVIEARHLFGVLPERIEVVIHPQSVVHSMVQFTDASVIAQLGTPDMRVPIAVGLAWPERIESGAAQLDFLQLAALTFDAPDAQLFPGLGLAWHALRAAPGTTAVLNAANEVAVDAFLERRLRFDRIHAVNMETLEAVLPSNPASLADLLALDAGARSAAHAAALRFAA; encoded by the coding sequence ATGACCGGCGTGAAACGACAACGCATCACCGTGCTCGGCTCGACGGGCTCGGTCGGCGTGAGTACGCTCGACGTGATCGCACGGCATCCTGAGCGCTTCGAAGTGTTCGCCTTGTCGGCATCCACCAAGGTCGATGAGATTCTGGCCCAGTGCCATCGCTTCACGCCGCGGTTTGCGGTCATGGCCAGTGCGCCGCATGCCCGGTTGCTGGCCGACAAGCTCCGACACAGCGGGCTGCGCACCGAGGTGCTGCAGGGCGCGGGCGCGATCGAGTCCATCGCCTCGCACGAGGATTGCGATGCGGTGATGGCTGCCATCGTTGGTGCCGCCGGCCTCGGGCCCTGCCTGGCGGCGGCGCGTGCCGGCAAGCGATTGTTGCTGGCGAACAAGGAGGCCCTGGTGGTCGGCGGTGAGCTCTTCATGCGCACGGTGCGCGAGGGCGGGGCGACGCTGCTGCCGATCGACAGCGAGCATTCGGCCATTTTCCAGTCGCTGCCCGAGGATCCCACCACATGGCCGCGCCGCATCGACAAGATCATCCTCACGGCCTCCGGCGGGCCGTTCCGTACGCGATCGCCGGAGACACTGGCCGCAGTGACGCCGGAGCAGGCGTGCGCTCATCCGAATTGGGTCATGGGGCGCAAGATCTCGGTGGATTCCGCCACCATGATGAACAAGGCGCTCGAGGTGATCGAAGCGCGCCATCTGTTTGGCGTGCTGCCGGAGCGCATCGAGGTCGTGATCCATCCGCAAAGCGTGGTGCACTCCATGGTGCAGTTCACGGACGCCTCGGTGATCGCGCAGCTCGGCACCCCTGACATGCGCGTGCCGATTGCCGTTGGGTTGGCCTGGCCCGAGCGCATCGAGAGCGGCGCGGCGCAGCTCGACTTCCTGCAATTGGCGGCGCTGACTTTCGATGCACCCGATGCGCAGCTTTTCCCGGGCCTCGGCCTGGCATGGCACGCGCTGCGCGCGGCCCCGGGCACGACCGCCGTGCTCAATGCTGCCAATGAGGTCGCAGTCGACGCCTTTCTGGAGCGTCGCCTGCGCTTCGACCGAATCCATGCCGTGAACATGGAAACTTTGGAGGCGGTGCTGCCCTCCAATCCGGCATCGCTGGCCGATCTGTTGGCACTGGACGCCGGTGCGCGGTCGGCGGCTCATGCGGCCGCGCTGCGCTTCGCTGCCTGA
- the rseP gene encoding RIP metalloprotease RseP — MLTAVAFIVALALLIAVHEYGHYRVAVACGVKVLRFSIGFGHTLFSWKPRRQHSGQDTEFVIAAFPLGGYVKMLDEREGPVMPEERHRAFNTQPLRSRAAIVAAGPIANLVLAVVLYTAVNWIGVEEPVARLARPVAASLAEQAGLRGGEHVVRAGLGGDLEPVQSFEDLRWRITRGALDGRDLTLEIEGERGRPAREVVLPLSRVGAKDADAQMFRKIGVVAPLTRPEIGELMAGGAAERSGLRSGDLVKAVGPTAIVDGQQLRDVIRGSIDAGQPRTQVWQVDRGGQPVRVEVTPEVREEGGNKVGRVGAYVGAPPEMVTVRQGVVDGISRGLVRTWEVSALTVRMMGKMLIGEASIKNLSGPLTIADYAGKSASLGLTQYLVFLALISVSLGVLNLMPLPVLDGGHLMYYLWEGLTGRSVSDAWMERLQRGGVALLLVMMSIAIFNDVTRLFG; from the coding sequence ATGCTCACCGCTGTCGCCTTCATCGTCGCCCTGGCTCTGTTGATCGCCGTGCACGAGTATGGCCACTACCGCGTTGCGGTGGCCTGCGGCGTCAAGGTGCTGCGGTTCTCCATCGGCTTCGGCCATACGCTTTTCAGCTGGAAGCCCAGGCGTCAGCACTCTGGTCAAGACACCGAGTTCGTGATCGCGGCCTTCCCGCTCGGTGGTTACGTGAAGATGCTGGACGAGCGCGAGGGCCCCGTGATGCCCGAGGAGCGGCACCGCGCCTTCAACACCCAGCCCCTGCGATCGCGTGCGGCCATCGTGGCCGCAGGGCCGATCGCCAATTTGGTGCTTGCCGTGGTGCTTTACACCGCCGTCAACTGGATCGGCGTCGAGGAACCTGTTGCCAGGCTCGCTCGTCCGGTGGCGGCCTCGTTGGCGGAGCAGGCAGGTCTGCGCGGGGGCGAGCATGTCGTCCGGGCTGGCCTCGGCGGCGACCTCGAGCCGGTGCAGTCCTTCGAAGACCTGCGCTGGCGAATCACGCGCGGTGCGCTCGATGGCCGCGATCTCACGCTCGAGATTGAGGGCGAGAGGGGGCGGCCCGCCCGCGAAGTCGTTCTGCCACTCAGCCGGGTCGGTGCCAAGGACGCCGATGCGCAGATGTTCCGCAAGATCGGCGTGGTGGCGCCGCTCACCCGTCCCGAAATCGGCGAGCTCATGGCGGGCGGCGCGGCCGAGCGCTCCGGCCTGCGCAGCGGGGACTTGGTGAAAGCGGTGGGGCCGACCGCCATCGTCGACGGTCAGCAGTTGCGCGATGTCATCCGCGGCTCGATCGATGCAGGCCAGCCGCGTACCCAGGTCTGGCAGGTCGATCGCGGCGGTCAGCCGGTGCGCGTCGAGGTCACGCCGGAAGTGCGCGAGGAGGGCGGCAATAAGGTCGGACGTGTCGGTGCATATGTGGGGGCGCCACCGGAAATGGTGACGGTGCGACAGGGTGTGGTCGACGGCATCTCGCGTGGCCTGGTCCGCACCTGGGAGGTGTCGGCGCTCACCGTGCGCATGATGGGCAAGATGTTGATCGGCGAGGCTTCCATCAAGAACCTGAGCGGGCCGTTGACCATCGCGGACTATGCGGGCAAGTCCGCCAGCCTGGGGCTCACGCAGTACCTCGTGTTTCTCGCGCTCATCAGCGTGAGCCTCGGTGTACTGAACCTCATGCCGCTCCCGGTCCTCGATGGAGGGCACCTGATGTATTATCTTTGGGAGGGCCTGACTGGCAGGAGCGTCTCCGATGCTTGGATGGAACGGCTCCAGCGCGGCGGTGTTGCGCTGCTGCTGGTCATGATGTCGATTGCCATCTTCAACGATGTGACTCGACTCTTTGGTTAA
- a CDS encoding phosphatidate cytidylyltransferase: protein MLKQRIITAVVLLAILLPALFYPSHVPFACVMLVLVAAAAWEWGRLNGHGQRMSLFFGAEILALCGLSWWLGLLERSLLPVWILASAAWVLGGAALLRVAVPGWPRVPRALRLMGGLLMLWVAWLAAVQARRVGINFLLSILVLVWVADVFAYFAGRAFGLRFTRGKLAPSISPGKSWEGVWGGMLGVFVLALCWVWADAALRPAVVSLYTRLAERGWWLLLIGVIFLAAMSVVGDLVESLVKRSAGAKDSSALLPGHGGVLDRVDALLPTLPIAMMLAFL, encoded by the coding sequence GCCTGCGTGATGCTGGTGCTGGTGGCAGCCGCCGCCTGGGAATGGGGGCGGCTCAACGGCCACGGCCAGCGCATGTCGCTGTTCTTCGGCGCGGAGATTCTGGCACTGTGCGGGCTGTCCTGGTGGTTGGGATTGCTCGAGCGTTCGTTGCTGCCGGTATGGATCCTTGCGAGCGCTGCTTGGGTTCTGGGCGGCGCCGCCTTGCTGCGCGTCGCCGTGCCAGGCTGGCCAAGGGTCCCTCGGGCCCTGCGCCTGATGGGCGGGCTGCTGATGCTTTGGGTGGCATGGCTGGCTGCGGTCCAGGCCCGCAGGGTCGGCATCAACTTTCTTCTCTCGATTCTTGTGCTGGTGTGGGTGGCCGACGTGTTCGCCTATTTCGCGGGCCGGGCCTTCGGGCTGCGCTTCACCCGAGGAAAGCTGGCGCCGAGCATCAGTCCCGGCAAGAGTTGGGAGGGCGTGTGGGGCGGAATGCTCGGCGTGTTCGTGCTTGCCTTGTGCTGGGTCTGGGCCGATGCTGCACTGCGACCTGCAGTGGTCAGCCTCTACACCCGGCTCGCCGAGCGCGGGTGGTGGTTGCTCCTGATCGGCGTGATCTTCCTCGCCGCGATGAGCGTGGTAGGCGACCTGGTCGAATCGCTGGTCAAGCGCAGCGCCGGTGCCAAGGACAGCAGCGCGCTGCTGCCCGGCCATGGCGGCGTGCTCGACCGGGTCGATGCGCTATTGCCCACACTGCCCATTGCGATGATGCTGGCGTTTCTATGA
- the bamA gene encoding outer membrane protein assembly factor BamA: MNKKFSRFRLRSVSMLVVSALSATAAWAIEPFTVRDIRVEGLQRVEPGTIFASLPLRVGDTYSDERGSAAIRALFDLGLFKDVRIDVSGNVLVVIVEERPTIADVDFVGTKEFDKAALQKALREVGLADGRPYDKALADRAEQELKRQYISRSLYNAQVVTTVTPIERNRVNLTFTVTEGEPARIREVHIVGNKAFSEGTLLDLFDQDAGGWMSWYTKSNQYSRAKLNADLETLRSYYITRGYLEFRIDSTQVAISPDRQDLSITVNITEGEKFVVAGVKLEGNYLGRDDEFKSLVTIRPGEPYNGEQVSETTKAFTDYFGTFGYAFARVQAEPEIDRTNNRVSLTLKAEPSRRVYVRRVAIGGNNKTRDEVIRREFRQYEASWYDGDKIKLSRDRVDRLGFFTDVNVETQEVPGSPDQVDLTINVAEKPTGTLQLGAGFSSAEKVSLTFGIAQENVFGSGNYLGLQVNTSKYARTLSLTTTDPYFTKDGISRSFSLYHTTTRPYYSVDGDYRLVNEGGTIRFGVPFSEVDTIFFGIGLERYRFDPGGNVAYLTPQSYRNYFGCTANAQGVVGTCANDNVWGVPLTVGWSRDDRDSALVPTRGKLQRANLEVGAGGDMKYWKSSYSYQQFFPISKQYTFAINGEVGYAKPIGSKPYPIFKNFYAGGLGSVRGFEQNSLGPRDAPLFGQTEGAALGGTKKAIFNMELSTPFPGAGNDRTLRLYGFFDVGNVFAESRPTGMTDAQWKAQQKLRASVGLGISWISPLGPLRLAYSFPVRQQKEDLSDPAHPIPKDRIQRLQFQIGTSF, translated from the coding sequence ATGAATAAGAAATTCAGTCGCTTTCGCCTGCGCAGCGTTTCCATGCTGGTTGTCAGCGCGCTCTCGGCTACTGCCGCCTGGGCGATCGAGCCGTTCACGGTGCGCGATATCCGGGTCGAGGGCCTCCAGCGCGTCGAGCCCGGCACCATCTTCGCCTCTCTGCCGCTTCGCGTGGGCGACACCTACAGCGACGAGCGCGGGTCGGCTGCCATCCGAGCGCTGTTTGATCTGGGTCTATTCAAAGACGTGCGCATCGACGTCAGCGGCAACGTCCTCGTCGTCATCGTCGAGGAGCGTCCAACCATCGCCGATGTGGACTTCGTCGGCACCAAGGAGTTCGACAAGGCTGCCCTGCAGAAGGCGCTGCGCGAAGTCGGGCTGGCTGACGGGCGCCCTTATGACAAGGCGCTGGCCGACCGCGCCGAGCAGGAGCTCAAGCGCCAATACATCAGCCGCAGCCTCTACAACGCCCAGGTCGTGACCACCGTCACACCCATCGAGCGCAACCGCGTCAATCTCACCTTTACCGTGACCGAAGGCGAACCCGCGCGCATCCGCGAGGTTCATATCGTGGGCAACAAAGCCTTCAGCGAGGGCACCCTGCTCGATCTTTTCGACCAGGACGCCGGCGGCTGGATGAGCTGGTACACCAAGAGCAACCAGTACTCGCGGGCCAAGCTCAACGCCGACCTGGAGACACTGCGCTCCTACTACATCACGCGTGGCTACCTGGAGTTCCGCATCGACTCCACGCAGGTGGCGATCTCCCCCGACCGGCAGGACCTGAGCATCACCGTGAACATCACCGAGGGTGAGAAGTTCGTGGTCGCCGGCGTCAAGCTCGAGGGCAACTACCTGGGACGCGACGACGAGTTCAAGTCCCTGGTCACCATCCGTCCCGGCGAGCCCTACAACGGCGAGCAGGTCAGCGAGACCACCAAGGCGTTCACCGACTACTTCGGCACCTTCGGCTACGCCTTCGCGCGGGTGCAGGCGGAGCCGGAGATCGACCGCACGAACAACCGGGTGAGCCTGACCCTGAAAGCGGAGCCTTCGCGGCGGGTCTACGTGCGGCGGGTCGCCATCGGCGGCAACAACAAGACGCGCGACGAGGTGATCCGGCGGGAGTTCCGCCAGTACGAGGCCTCTTGGTACGACGGCGACAAGATCAAGCTGTCGCGCGACCGGGTGGACCGTCTGGGCTTCTTCACGGACGTGAACGTCGAGACGCAGGAGGTGCCAGGCTCGCCTGATCAGGTGGACCTGACGATCAACGTGGCCGAAAAGCCGACCGGGACGCTGCAGTTGGGCGCGGGCTTCTCGAGCGCCGAGAAGGTGTCCCTCACATTCGGCATTGCGCAGGAGAACGTCTTCGGCTCCGGCAACTACCTGGGCCTGCAGGTCAACACCAGCAAGTACGCCCGCACGCTCTCGCTCACGACCACCGATCCATACTTCACCAAGGACGGCATCTCCCGAAGCTTCAGCCTGTACCACACGACCACGCGGCCTTACTACAGTGTCGACGGCGACTACCGGCTGGTCAACGAGGGCGGCACGATCCGCTTTGGTGTGCCGTTCAGCGAGGTCGACACGATCTTCTTCGGCATTGGCCTGGAACGCTACCGCTTCGATCCGGGCGGCAACGTCGCCTACCTGACGCCGCAGTCGTACCGCAACTACTTCGGCTGCACGGCCAACGCGCAGGGCGTCGTCGGCACGTGCGCCAACGACAACGTATGGGGCGTGCCGCTGACCGTTGGCTGGTCGCGCGACGACCGCGACAGCGCGCTGGTGCCGACGCGCGGCAAGCTGCAGCGCGCCAATCTCGAGGTCGGCGCCGGCGGCGACATGAAGTACTGGAAGTCGAGCTATTCGTACCAGCAGTTCTTTCCTATCAGCAAGCAGTACACCTTCGCGATCAATGGTGAAGTGGGTTATGCCAAGCCCATCGGCAGCAAGCCTTATCCGATCTTCAAGAACTTCTACGCCGGCGGCCTGGGCTCGGTGCGCGGCTTCGAGCAGAACTCGCTCGGCCCGCGCGATGCGCCGCTCTTCGGGCAGACCGAAGGCGCGGCGCTCGGCGGCACCAAGAAGGCCATCTTCAACATGGAGCTCAGCACGCCTTTCCCGGGCGCGGGCAACGACCGCACGCTGCGGCTCTACGGCTTCTTCGATGTCGGCAATGTGTTTGCGGAGTCCCGCCCCACAGGCATGACGGACGCGCAATGGAAGGCGCAGCAGAAGCTGCGCGCCTCGGTCGGCCTCGGCATCAGCTGGATCTCGCCGCTCGGCCCTCTGCGCCTGGCCTATTCGTTCCCTGTCCGGCAGCAGAAGGAAGACTTGAGCGACCCGGCGCACCCTATCCCGAAGGATAGAATTCAACGCCTGCAATTCCAGATCGGAACCTCCTTCTAA